The DNA window ATTCTTTCACATGCTTCACATCAAACAAGAAAAGAATGTTTCCGATTGATTAGATTTTGTTTACAATATAACGTATTGGTTGAGCAAGCAACTGATAACTGAACAATGTATGACCTCAGGTTAACCACTTGGGCAGTGCTTACATTGTATGATGTATTctatttctaaaaaaaaaggtGTTATGAAAACTGATTGATCCTATGTCAGATTGCATCTCCGTTTATGAGAGAACATCGCTAAAGCAAAACTGATCTACTAGAGTCACAAAACTGTTATGAAAGAGAAGATAATTGGTAATGAATTTGGTAATATGCTGGATCTTTTGGTCTGACCTTACAGTAACTAGGAAACTAATAAGTTCCTGTTGAGGTTGCCAATGAATCGGGATTCACACAGTATAATCGGTTGTCATGGAAGTTAGGTTAATGTAATAGCTATAACTGTAGTATAGTAATATGTATACGTGTACATAGGTAGGGACAGAGGAGTTTTCTCTTGTaactgttgatttttttttagaagactTTTGTAACTGTTGATTAAGTGAAATGATGTTATGAGAACATTACAATTTACATGTCAGATATCTAACAAGAGATAATTTATTCCATTTTCTTTCTTCCCAACCCAAAATTTTTCAGAAAGCTAATGGAGTTTAAGAATTGCTTTTGAACAACACTGTTCGTACAAATGGTTTGTGTTTTGTGGTGATAACTGTATTAATCCTTTCCTATTGATATGATGTGCAACAGGTGAATGGCTGTCTGTCATACTTTGACAAAGTGCCTGATGGATTTTACCTAATTCATGGGATAGATCAGTATGTATGGACTGTGTGCACTGATCTGCAAGAAAATGGTCGTATACCATCAATTGAATCATTAAGGTCTGTTGATCCTGGCATTGGTTCAAGCATTGAAGTGGTTTTAATTGATCGACGTAGTGATCCCAGTCTAAAGGAGCTCCAAAATAGGGTTTTAACCATTTCCTGTACTTGCATAAATACAAAAGAGATTGTAGATCATCTGGCAAAGCTTGTGTGCAGTCGCATGGGGTAAGTCTTCTGAATCTTCTGTCCATTTCTTTCGACATCTATGTCTGCCATTCATATGTAACTGAATTTTATTGCTATCACAAGGGGTTCATCTTCCGTAGGAGAGGATGAAATTTTGTCCATATGGAGGGAGAGCAGCGATGATCTGAAAGATTGCTTAGGATCTGTAGTTGTTCCAATAGGCAGCCTTTCTGTTGGCTTATGTAGACATCGTGCCTTATTATTCAAAGTAAGGCTCCTCTATAATTTGATGTATTTACTTTCCTTGAAAGAAGTGTATTTAGCTTGGTAATTGTTTATTtgataataaataaacaaaatttgttGTTTTTTCTTATTGTTAGTAATATGAAGTTTTCTGCTTCTGGTTTGAAGGCTTAGTTTGATAAAGAACACTGAGAAATTTAACCTTGACATATATACTAGTGGCAATCTTTGTCTGTTAACTACTGTTCTTCTGATCCATAAGTTAATATTATTCTTTGTTCATTTGAGTACAGTATGATACTCACAAGCTACATGTCTATCTTTGAAGGTTCTAGCTGACACAATTGATTTACCTTGTCGAATTGCCAAAGGCTGTCAATATTGTACAAGGGATGACGCCTCCTCTTGTCTTGTCCGGTTTGGGTTGGACAGGTATGCTATTTTTTTATCTATTGTCTCTATCAATAGTTTGAATTAGCAATGCAGTTTACTTTTAGAACTGCCTGGTGCATAACTGCAAAATTATTCAAGTTACACTTCAGTAAAAAGTTATTCATCATGTGTAtctgtttgaatttctttgtcTATGCCTTTAGTTTTCTGTCCTTCGTCAGCCGTTGCCACCTTCCTGAACAAGCCCGAGCTGTTCGCCCTTTGTGTTCAAAAAATTATATAGGAAAACGAGCATGGTCAAATTAGAGTTAGAGAGAATATTTCTCTATTTGGAGAATCAAGTGTGTCCCAAATTTCATTTCCATGTTATCAAACTGGTGGAAACATCTGATATGGCGTATTTGTTTCACTTCAGGGAGTATTTAGTCGATTTGATTGCAAATCCAGGCTACTTGCGCGAGCCTGATTCCTTGCTCAATGGCCCATCATCCATCTCAATTTCTTCACCTCTGCGCTTTCCAAGACTAAAACCAGTTGAACCTACCATTGATTTCAGGTTACTGGCTAAACAGTATTTCTCAGACTGTCAATCGCTTAATCTTGTGTTTGATGAAGCTCCTGCAGGTAATTCTTTGATTGTCAAAGCCATGATATATAGTATATatttgcaacaaaaaaaaaaaaaaaaaacaaacacagAAATGCTGATAATGTATATAGAATTGGTGTTGTATGAACAATTTATTAATATGATCAattgttgatttgttttatgacaAATTTTCTTGAATAAATACAATTAGTTATAGACATAATTATAGGATTCAGGTACAGAATGGTGCAGAACTGAAGATACATTGATCCCTAAATCCTAAAAGAAAAGTTATGGTTGGATTCATtatttatattatgattacaatTGGTGTACCTGTTATAAAATATGCAAATACACTTGTGTCCATCTCTATATCCATACACACATATCCATTCACGTTTTGACACATAGATTTAATAAATCTATTGTACAGGCTCTTACACAATAAATAATCTTTTTTATTCTAAATTTTAGTTGCCTGAAAGTAATGCAAGGGCGCCTTCCCTAGAACTTGCTACATACAAGAACTTTGTATGACACCCTCTGCACTGAAGTAGTACATTAAAAGGATTAGAATGGTGGCTTCATTTAGTTTGACctctttaaacttttttttactGATTCTTTGGGGTTAGGATAGATGCATGTTAATGTCAGATAACTGCAGATGGTTTTGAGATTTTTAGAATGGAAAATTGAATGTTTATGATCTAGTAGCAAATTAAAGGGCTTTATTTTCTGTTATGCCTTTGCACACTGTTCAAGTAATGGTGGTGCCGATTATGTTTACATTGGGGTCGTATAAATTGGCAGTTATCTATTAACATGACTCCAAATTTCCTCATCTATTCACCCTTGGCATATAGAGTTCGCATTAACTATGTTGTGATTATGTTTACATTGAACTGTAAATTAGTATTCATCAACAGCTCTTTTGGACTTTCAATATCCGTTAAGCCTGTACCTATAATTCTAAGTTATAACTATTTTATGGTGTTGTCTATATTTTGTCATGTAAATTAGCATTCATCTGTCATGTCGATTGTAGTTCACCCATGGTATTTTCTCTCATCACAGGAAGTGCTGTTGATGAGGACAATATACATCCTAAAAAATTTGATAGGAAGAGTACAGAGGGAAAAAACCTAATTTCAAATCTCAGCGGTGACACCTCTGCACATGCCAAAATTCCCCGGACAAGTGGTGATGATAGAAATCCCCAGTTGTTTAATCCTCTTCAAAATATTTTGCACACACCACCCATGGTAAATGATCCAATCCCTCTAAAGTGTATGCCACCTGTAGGGCATAGAGATGGTCCAAGGGTGGATACAATTACAGGCTCAAGGTTTGTTGAGGGCGTTCAACTGGTTCCTAGTAAACCAAGTAGAGAGCTCGGGTTCGATATAGAGGATTTGGACATCCCATGGAGTGAGCTCATTATAAAAGAGAGAATCGGTGCAGGTATTAGTAATATCATGAACATGAAGAGCTCATATGCCCTTGATGTACTTAATGCAGTTCATAAAAGTTAGTTCGAGGCTGTAAAAAATAACATTGCGCATTTGCAGGTTCTTTTGGAACTGTTCATCGCGCTGATTGGCATGGCTCTGTAAGCACCTAATCTGTTTACACTCTGCCCTCATTACTTCTTAGATAGCCATTTATTCATAATACTGATAAAATGCTGTACATTGAAGGATGTTGCTGTGAAGATTCTAATGGAACAAGATTTTCATGCCGAACGCTTTAAAGAATTTTTGAGTGAGGTACATGATGGCAGAACATTTGGACGCATTGAGATTTTAAGTACATAATTGCCGTGTACTTTCTTTGTCTTGAAATTGAGATaagcttcacttcttttgtcTGCTAGGTTACTATAATGAAGCGCCTGCGACATCCAAATATTGTTCTCTTTATGGGTGCAGTTACCAAGCCTCCAAACTTGTCCATAGTCACGGAATATTTATCAAGGTTTTTGTAATGTCCTCTTTTTTGCACCCCTGCCCACACTGCCACCCCCACAAATAGGAACTTTCATACGTATTAGACATTTATACCATGTCAACAAATTGTTTAAAGATCTGAATTGTTGGCTGTTAATTGCAGAGGTAGCTTGTATAGGCTTTTGCATAAAGCTGGTGCAAGGGAGGCATTGGATGAGAGGCGTCGCTTGAGTATGGCATATGATGTGGTGAGTATATTAAGACTTCCTGTTCTTCTGTCGCCTCTTATTcttcgttttcagtttttatattttagtttCTATTCATTGTGTTCTTGTACATGATCTGAAATTTTTCACACAGGCAAAGGGAATGAATTATCTTCATAGACGCAAACCTCCCATTGTTCATCGTGATTTAAAATCTCCAAATCTGTTGGTGGACAAAAAATATACAGTGAAGGTGAGGATCCCCTACAGCATTTAGTTTGCTTATGCTTTGAGCGTTTGGAATGGACCATCAATTTTCATTTAATTGCTTTCTGAGCTTGCTGAAT is part of the Malus domestica chromosome 12, GDT2T_hap1 genome and encodes:
- the CTR1 gene encoding serine/threonine-protein kinase CTR1 codes for the protein MEMPGRRSNYTLLSQVPDDQAAAFYETESKNNKGKGDRGFDWETGADFRANQQPNRAGNPYSSAGLQRQSSGSSFAESSISGEYYPPTLSTAAVSEIDGFGYVPDDVFKVSGGGGEFRMKGVDGAVTATGGGGGSSSGKSWAQQTEESYQLQLALALRLSSEATCADDPNFLDPVPDESASRTSGSVDAVSHRFWVNGCLSYFDKVPDGFYLIHGIDQYVWTVCTDLQENGRIPSIESLRSVDPGIGSSIEVVLIDRRSDPSLKELQNRVLTISCTCINTKEIVDHLAKLVCSRMGGSSSVGEDEILSIWRESSDDLKDCLGSVVVPIGSLSVGLCRHRALLFKVLADTIDLPCRIAKGCQYCTRDDASSCLVRFGLDREYLVDLIANPGYLREPDSLLNGPSSISISSPLRFPRLKPVEPTIDFRLLAKQYFSDCQSLNLVFDEAPAGSAVDEDNIHPKKFDRKSTEGKNLISNLSGDTSAHAKIPRTSGDDRNPQLFNPLQNILHTPPMVNDPIPLKCMPPVGHRDGPRVDTITGSRFVEGVQLVPSKPSRELGFDIEDLDIPWSELIIKERIGAGSFGTVHRADWHGSDVAVKILMEQDFHAERFKEFLSEVTIMKRLRHPNIVLFMGAVTKPPNLSIVTEYLSRGSLYRLLHKAGAREALDERRRLSMAYDVAKGMNYLHRRKPPIVHRDLKSPNLLVDKKYTVKVCDFGLSRLKANTFLSSKSAAGTPEWMAPEVLRDEPSNEKSDIYSFGVILWELATMQQPWGNLNPAQVVAAVGFKNKRLEIPRDLNPNVAAIIEACWANEPWKRPSFASIMDSLTPLIKAPVAQPSRADMPLLT
- the CTR1 gene encoding serine/threonine-protein kinase CTR1 isoform X3, yielding MEMPGRRSNYTLLSQVPDDQAAAFYETESKNNKGKGDRGFDWETGADFRANQQPNRAGNPYSSAGLQRQSSGSSFAESSISGEYYPPTLSTAAVSEIDGFGYVPDDVFKVSGGGGEFRMKGVDGAVTATGGGGGSSSGKSWAQQTEESYQLQLALALRLSSEATCADDPNFLDPVPDESASRTSGSVDAVSHRFWVNGCLSYFDKVPDGFYLIHGIDQYVWTVCTDLQENGRIPSIESLRSVDPGIGSSIEVVLIDRRSDPSLKELQNRVLTISCTCINTKEIVDHLAKLVCSRMGGSSSVGEDEILSIWRESSDDLKDCLGSVVVPIGSLSVGLCRHRALLFKVLADTIDLPCRIAKGCQYCTRDDASSCLVRFGLDRLLAKQYFSDCQSLNLVFDEAPAGSAVDEDNIHPKKFDRKSTEGKNLISNLSGDTSAHAKIPRTSGDDRNPQLFNPLQNILHTPPMVNDPIPLKCMPPVGHRDGPRVDTITGSRFVEGVQLVPSKPSRELGFDIEDLDIPWSELIIKERIGAGSFGTVHRADWHGSDVAVKILMEQDFHAERFKEFLSEVTIMKRLRHPNIVLFMGAVTKPPNLSIVTEYLSRGSLYRLLHKAGAREALDERRRLSMAYDVAKGMNYLHRRKPPIVHRDLKSPNLLVDKKYTVKVCDFGLSRLKANTFLSSKSAAGTPEWMAPEVLRDEPSNEKSDIYSFGVILWELATMQQPWGNLNPAQVVAAVGFKNKRLEIPRDLNPNVAAIIEACWANEPWKRPSFASIMDSLTPLIKAPVAQPSRADMPLLT
- the CTR1 gene encoding serine/threonine-protein kinase CTR1 isoform X2; amino-acid sequence: MEMPGRRSNYTLLSQVPDDQAAAFYETESKNNKGKGDRGFDWETGADFRANQQPNRAGNPYSSAGLQRQSSGSSFAESSISGEYYPPTLSTAAVSEIDGFGYVPDDVFKVSGGGGEFRMKGVDGAVTATGGGGGSSSGKSWAQQTEESYQLQLALALRLSSEATCADDPNFLDPVPDESASRTSGSVDAVSHRFWVNGCLSYFDKVPDGFYLIHGIDQYVWTVCTDLQENGRIPSIESLRSVDPGIGSSIEVVLIDRRSDPSLKELQNRVLTISCTCINTKEIVDHLAKLVCSRMGGSSSVGEDEILSIWRESSDDLKDCLGSVVVPIGSLSVGLCRHRALLFKVLADTIDLPCRIAKGCQYCTRDDASSCLVRFGLDREYLVDLIANPGYLREPDSLLNGPSSISISSPLRFPRLKPVEPTIDFRLLAKQYFSDCQSLNLVFDEAPAGSAVDEDNIHPKKFDRKSTEGKNLISNLSGDTSAHAKIPRTSGHRDGPRVDTITGSRFVEGVQLVPSKPSRELGFDIEDLDIPWSELIIKERIGAGSFGTVHRADWHGSDVAVKILMEQDFHAERFKEFLSEVTIMKRLRHPNIVLFMGAVTKPPNLSIVTEYLSRGSLYRLLHKAGAREALDERRRLSMAYDVAKGMNYLHRRKPPIVHRDLKSPNLLVDKKYTVKVCDFGLSRLKANTFLSSKSAAGTPEWMAPEVLRDEPSNEKSDIYSFGVILWELATMQQPWGNLNPAQVVAAVGFKNKRLEIPRDLNPNVAAIIEACWANEPWKRPSFASIMDSLTPLIKAPVAQPSRADMPLLT
- the CTR1 gene encoding serine/threonine-protein kinase CTR1 isoform X4, producing MEMPGRRSNYTLLSQVPDDQAAAFYETESKNNKGKGDRGFDWETGADFRANQQPNRAGNPYSSAGLQRQSSGSSFAESSISGEYYPPTLSTAAVSEIDGFGYVPDDVFKVSGGGGEFRMKGVDGAVTATGGGGGSSSGKSWAQQTEESYQLQLALALRLSSEATCADDPNFLDPVPDESASRTSGSVDAVSHRFWVNGCLSYFDKVPDGFYLIHGIDQYVWTVCTDLQENGRIPSIESLRSVDPGIGSSIEVVLIDRRSDPSLKELQNRVLTISCTCINTKEIVDHLAKLVCSRMGGSSSVGEDEILSIWRESSDDLKDCLGSVVVPIGSLSVGLCRHRALLFKVLADTIDLPCRIAKGCQYCTRDDASSCLVRFGLDRLLAKQYFSDCQSLNLVFDEAPAGSAVDEDNIHPKKFDRKSTEGKNLISNLSGDTSAHAKIPRTSGHRDGPRVDTITGSRFVEGVQLVPSKPSRELGFDIEDLDIPWSELIIKERIGAGSFGTVHRADWHGSDVAVKILMEQDFHAERFKEFLSEVTIMKRLRHPNIVLFMGAVTKPPNLSIVTEYLSRGSLYRLLHKAGAREALDERRRLSMAYDVAKGMNYLHRRKPPIVHRDLKSPNLLVDKKYTVKVCDFGLSRLKANTFLSSKSAAGTPEWMAPEVLRDEPSNEKSDIYSFGVILWELATMQQPWGNLNPAQVVAAVGFKNKRLEIPRDLNPNVAAIIEACWANEPWKRPSFASIMDSLTPLIKAPVAQPSRADMPLLT